In one Aeromicrobium wangtongii genomic region, the following are encoded:
- a CDS encoding SpoIID/LytB domain-containing protein, producing the protein MLSWRAARRTSTLTIAVVVGVGTLMPSSAHAAGTEVTGAGPGAVAPAVTAPPVDVTSTAVPVVPQARTSAPAAAEAPSAGTLVAELPKTPTSGFRMIGVTWADGPATGVQVEVRTRTAGTWSEWTPLEVEDDDEGGVPGTEPLWVDDADGVAARVTSVSGTPQDVRIATIDPGSADTASGVSGASYAAPLDGVARATTTATSDGAPAYTPQPAIISRSAWGASAGTPCDTPAAGDTTRGVVVHHTAGSNSYTKAQSASIVRAVQAYHVKSRKWCDVGYNFLVDKYGQIFEGRRGGIDRAIRAAHSGNAAVNTYTMGVSMMGNYDKTKPQAALKDAMVKLIGWRMGTTYLPAKGTYSLGGKKLNMIAGHRNVVSTGCPGTHGYAWLSESGGLRDRVAAYLAAYSTPVKAKYTALGTGVTGAIFVGEAKSSAGSRLRAKLVDIYSQGNSAAAFYVSGPIRAEYDRLKSRTGVLGYPASDPATIAGATRQVFAAGRIYQVGSSVHTLQGAIATAYANLGETASALGVPTSSTMTDAAGISRANFATGYITSNAATGQTRAYTSAGGVISESGTTGATKKPAKVGKITVKAGKHSARLTWGGVAGATSYDICLYASKTSKSCARSVTGVAATTALVPKLKPTKDTDYYAKIRAVNGSLKGSYSALKGFNLATGAVKKTSTAPAALMPEPAAPTGSANTVTVPASGRITFNGHGYGHGIGMSQYGAQGAAKAGVPYDQILATYYPGTSLAKRSGNIRVLISQDTSDAVDVKPASGLVFRKLTSSYKKSLPTKIGGAKVKNWRIVRVSSRKTQSALQYRTTGGYRGYKNIKWTGDGQFEGPSKISLMLPGGSVVKYRGAIRSAVPSKGSTARDTVNVLPIEHYVRGVIAAEMPATWAPEALKAQAVAARTFGVRSMSPARYYDICSTTACQVYGGASRETATTDAAARATSGQYVSYRGAPALTQFSSSSGGRTAAGSQPYLSAAADPYDGWAGNPNHTWATTVTASKIQKAYPTIGKLRSITITRRTGGGSWGGRVSSMTLVGSRTSKTISGTDARWAFGLKSHWFGFQ; encoded by the coding sequence ATGCTTTCCTGGCGCGCGGCACGACGTACGTCCACCCTCACGATCGCTGTCGTGGTGGGCGTGGGCACGCTCATGCCCTCCTCTGCCCACGCCGCCGGCACCGAGGTGACCGGTGCCGGTCCCGGCGCCGTCGCACCCGCGGTGACGGCGCCGCCGGTCGATGTCACGTCCACCGCGGTGCCGGTCGTGCCGCAGGCGCGGACCAGCGCCCCCGCAGCTGCCGAGGCACCCTCGGCCGGCACTCTCGTGGCCGAGCTGCCGAAGACGCCCACGTCTGGATTCCGGATGATCGGCGTGACGTGGGCCGACGGCCCGGCGACGGGCGTCCAGGTCGAGGTCCGCACCCGCACCGCCGGCACGTGGTCGGAGTGGACGCCGCTGGAGGTCGAGGACGATGACGAGGGTGGCGTGCCCGGCACCGAGCCGCTGTGGGTCGATGACGCCGACGGCGTCGCGGCCCGCGTCACCAGCGTGTCCGGCACCCCGCAGGACGTCCGCATCGCCACGATCGACCCGGGCAGCGCCGACACCGCCTCGGGCGTCTCCGGCGCCTCCTACGCCGCCCCGCTGGACGGCGTGGCCCGCGCGACGACGACCGCGACCAGCGACGGGGCTCCGGCCTACACCCCGCAGCCGGCGATCATCAGCCGCAGCGCCTGGGGCGCATCGGCCGGGACGCCGTGCGACACCCCTGCAGCCGGCGACACCACGCGCGGCGTCGTCGTGCACCACACGGCGGGCTCCAACAGCTACACCAAGGCGCAGTCCGCCTCGATCGTCCGCGCGGTGCAGGCGTACCACGTGAAGTCGCGCAAGTGGTGCGACGTCGGCTACAACTTCCTGGTCGACAAGTACGGCCAGATCTTCGAGGGCCGCCGCGGGGGCATCGACCGCGCCATCCGTGCCGCCCACTCGGGCAATGCCGCCGTCAACACCTACACCATGGGTGTCTCGATGATGGGCAACTACGACAAGACCAAGCCCCAGGCCGCGCTGAAGGATGCGATGGTCAAGCTCATCGGCTGGCGCATGGGCACGACGTACCTGCCGGCCAAGGGCACCTACTCGCTGGGCGGCAAGAAGCTCAACATGATCGCGGGGCACCGCAACGTCGTCAGCACCGGCTGCCCGGGCACGCACGGATATGCATGGCTCTCGGAGTCCGGCGGCCTGCGTGACCGCGTCGCGGCCTACCTGGCGGCGTACTCGACGCCGGTCAAGGCCAAGTACACCGCCCTCGGCACCGGCGTCACCGGCGCGATCTTCGTCGGCGAGGCGAAGTCCTCGGCCGGCAGCCGGCTGCGGGCCAAGCTCGTCGACATCTACTCCCAGGGCAACAGCGCTGCGGCGTTCTACGTCTCCGGCCCCATCCGTGCCGAGTACGACCGGCTCAAGTCGCGCACCGGTGTGCTCGGCTACCCGGCGAGCGATCCGGCCACGATCGCCGGCGCCACCCGCCAGGTGTTCGCCGCGGGTCGCATCTACCAGGTGGGCAGCTCGGTGCACACGCTGCAGGGTGCGATCGCGACGGCCTACGCCAATCTCGGCGAGACCGCGAGCGCGCTGGGCGTGCCGACGTCGTCGACCATGACGGACGCCGCGGGCATCTCCCGGGCGAACTTCGCGACCGGGTACATCACGTCGAATGCGGCGACCGGCCAGACCAGGGCCTACACCAGCGCCGGCGGTGTCATCAGCGAGAGCGGCACCACCGGCGCCACCAAGAAGCCCGCGAAGGTCGGCAAGATCACGGTCAAGGCCGGAAAGCACTCCGCCCGCCTGACCTGGGGCGGTGTCGCGGGCGCGACGAGCTACGACATCTGCCTGTACGCGTCGAAGACCTCCAAGTCCTGCGCGCGCTCGGTCACCGGGGTCGCAGCCACCACGGCGCTGGTCCCGAAGCTGAAGCCGACCAAGGACACCGACTACTACGCCAAGATCCGCGCGGTCAACGGCTCGCTGAAGGGCAGCTACTCCGCGCTCAAGGGCTTCAACCTGGCCACGGGTGCGGTCAAGAAGACGTCCACGGCGCCTGCCGCCCTCATGCCCGAACCCGCTGCTCCCACCGGATCTGCCAACACCGTGACGGTGCCCGCCTCGGGCCGGATCACGTTCAACGGGCATGGCTACGGACACGGCATCGGGATGAGCCAGTACGGCGCCCAGGGCGCGGCGAAGGCCGGAGTCCCGTACGACCAGATCCTGGCCACGTACTACCCCGGGACGTCGCTCGCGAAGCGCTCGGGCAACATCCGTGTGCTGATCTCGCAGGACACCTCCGACGCCGTGGACGTCAAGCCGGCCTCCGGCCTGGTGTTCCGCAAGCTCACCAGCTCGTACAAGAAGTCCCTGCCGACGAAGATCGGTGGCGCCAAGGTCAAGAACTGGCGCATCGTGCGGGTGTCGTCGCGCAAGACGCAATCGGCCCTGCAGTACCGCACGACCGGCGGGTACCGCGGCTACAAGAACATCAAGTGGACCGGTGACGGGCAGTTCGAGGGGCCCTCGAAGATCAGCCTGATGCTGCCCGGCGGCTCCGTGGTCAAGTACCGCGGCGCCATCCGGTCGGCGGTGCCGTCGAAGGGATCCACGGCCCGCGACACGGTCAACGTGCTGCCGATCGAGCACTACGTCCGCGGCGTGATCGCGGCCGAGATGCCCGCGACCTGGGCGCCGGAGGCGCTGAAGGCGCAGGCGGTTGCCGCGCGGACCTTCGGCGTCCGCAGCATGTCGCCGGCGCGCTACTACGACATCTGCAGCACCACCGCGTGCCAGGTGTACGGCGGAGCGTCGCGGGAGACCGCGACCACCGACGCCGCGGCACGCGCCACGAGCGGCCAGTACGTGAGCTACCGCGGCGCCCCGGCGCTGACGCAGTTCTCGTCGTCGTCAGGCGGGCGCACGGCCGCCGGCTCGCAGCCGTACCTGTCGGCCGCCGCCGATCCGTACGACGGCTGGGCCGGCAACCCCAACCACACGTGGGCCACGACGGTCACGGCCAGCAAGATCCAGAAGGCGTACCCGACGATCGGGAAGCTGCGGTCGATCACGATCACGCGGCGCACCGGCGGGGGCTCGTGGGGCGGCCGGGTCAGCAGCATGACCCTCGTGGGGTCGCGCACGAGCAAGACGATCTCAGGCACGGACGCCCGCTGGGCGTTCGGTCTGAAGTCCCACTGGTTCGGGTTCCAGTAG
- a CDS encoding NAD(P)H-quinone dehydrogenase, whose protein sequence is MAHVTIVGGGPGGYEAALVAARLGAEVTLVERDGIGGSTVLTDCVPSKTLIATSDLLTDVSTAGELGVQVPASIRADLASVDARVLSLAQAQSADIAHRLTASGVTMISGTAMIEAPGVVVAETADGPRRIESDAILVATGAHPRVSADAQPDGERILTWEQVYGLQELPEHMIVVGSGVTGAEFASAYNGLGAAVTLVSSRDRVLPGEDVDAANVIEDVFTRRGMTVMGNSRMASVARTETGVLVTLTDGRTVEGSHCLLALGSIPNTAGLGLEDVGVVLDDGGFIKVDRVSRTSVRGIYAAGDCTGVLMLASVAAQQGRIAMSHLLGDAVRPLDLTKVSSNVFTSPEIATVGMSQQQVEGSDLQIDVAMLPLASNPRAKMQGVHDGFVKIFCRRGVGIVVGGVVVAPRASELIHALSLAVSSSLTVDQVADAFTVYPSMSGSVAEAARRLHRLD, encoded by the coding sequence GTGGCTCATGTAACGATCGTCGGCGGCGGACCTGGTGGATACGAGGCGGCGCTGGTCGCCGCAAGGCTGGGTGCAGAGGTCACGCTCGTCGAGCGTGACGGCATCGGCGGGTCCACGGTCCTGACCGACTGCGTGCCCAGCAAGACCCTCATCGCGACCTCTGACCTGCTGACCGACGTCAGCACCGCCGGCGAGCTGGGCGTGCAGGTGCCCGCATCGATCCGCGCCGATCTGGCGTCCGTCGACGCCCGCGTGCTCTCCCTGGCCCAGGCCCAGTCGGCCGACATCGCCCACCGCCTCACCGCCAGCGGGGTCACGATGATCTCCGGCACCGCGATGATCGAGGCCCCCGGCGTCGTCGTCGCCGAGACCGCGGACGGCCCGCGCCGCATCGAGAGCGATGCCATCCTCGTCGCGACGGGCGCGCATCCCCGGGTCAGCGCCGATGCGCAGCCCGATGGGGAGCGCATCCTCACCTGGGAGCAGGTCTACGGACTGCAGGAGCTGCCCGAGCACATGATCGTGGTCGGCTCGGGTGTCACGGGCGCGGAGTTCGCCAGTGCCTACAACGGCCTCGGTGCCGCGGTCACCCTCGTGTCGAGCCGCGACCGGGTGCTGCCCGGCGAGGACGTCGACGCCGCCAATGTCATCGAGGACGTCTTCACGCGGCGCGGCATGACGGTGATGGGCAACTCCCGCATGGCCTCGGTCGCGCGCACGGAGACCGGCGTCCTCGTGACGCTGACCGACGGGCGGACCGTCGAGGGCTCGCACTGCCTGCTGGCGCTCGGCTCGATCCCCAACACCGCGGGCCTCGGCCTGGAGGACGTGGGCGTCGTGCTCGACGACGGCGGGTTCATCAAGGTCGACCGGGTGTCCCGCACCAGCGTGCGCGGGATCTACGCCGCCGGTGACTGCACGGGCGTCCTGATGCTGGCCTCCGTCGCCGCCCAGCAGGGTCGGATCGCCATGTCGCACCTGCTCGGTGACGCCGTGCGCCCGCTCGACCTGACCAAGGTCTCCAGCAATGTCTTCACCTCACCGGAGATCGCGACGGTCGGCATGTCGCAGCAGCAGGTCGAGGGCAGTGATCTGCAGATCGATGTCGCGATGCTGCCGCTGGCCTCGAACCCCCGCGCCAAGATGCAGGGAGTCCACGACGGCTTCGTCAAGATCTTCTGCCGGCGCGGCGTGGGCATCGTGGTCGGGGGAGTGGTGGTCGCTCCGCGCGCCAGCGAGCTGATCCACGCGCTGTCGCTGGCGGTGTCCTCCTCGTTGACCGTCGACCAGGTGGCGGACGCCTTCACGGTCTACCCCTCGATGTCCGGCTCGGTGGCCGAGGCGGCCCGCCGGTTGCACCGGCTCGACTGA
- a CDS encoding biliverdin-producing heme oxygenase, which produces MTVTAENQAISLSALLRTGSRSEHTAAEGSDFMSELMAGRINEAGYTHFLTLLRRVYEALETTAAELADDPLASAVIDPAIERLGTIDADLDHWGRVDVQSPATDAYVARIRASAEWGGLFVAHHYTRYLGDLSGGQAIGRIISREFGLDGAGVAFYEFDAITKPKVYKDDYRARLDGLPLDEAERQRVLDEVKVAFALNGGIFAEMTTHLDRYAR; this is translated from the coding sequence ATGACCGTCACCGCCGAGAACCAGGCGATCTCCCTGTCGGCCCTGCTGCGCACGGGTTCGCGGTCGGAGCACACCGCGGCCGAGGGTTCGGACTTCATGTCCGAGCTGATGGCCGGACGCATCAACGAGGCCGGATACACGCACTTCCTGACCCTCCTGCGCCGGGTGTACGAGGCCCTCGAGACCACGGCGGCCGAGCTGGCCGACGACCCGCTGGCCTCGGCGGTGATCGATCCCGCGATCGAGCGGCTCGGCACGATCGATGCCGATCTCGACCACTGGGGACGCGTCGACGTCCAGAGCCCGGCCACGGATGCCTATGTCGCGCGCATCCGGGCGTCGGCCGAGTGGGGCGGACTGTTCGTGGCGCACCACTACACGCGCTACCTCGGCGACCTGTCCGGCGGCCAGGCGATCGGGCGCATCATCAGCCGCGAGTTCGGCCTCGACGGGGCCGGGGTCGCCTTCTACGAGTTCGACGCCATCACCAAGCCCAAGGTCTACAAGGACGACTACCGGGCCCGGCTGGACGGCCTGCCGCTCGACGAGGCCGAGCGTCAGCGCGTCCTCGACGAGGTCAAGGTCGCCTTCGCCCTCAATGGCGGCATCTTCGCCGAGATGACGACGCACCTGGACCGGTACGCGCGCTAG
- a CDS encoding heme/hemin ABC transporter substrate-binding protein: MHRLARALPIRAAAAVLAMGLVASCGTGSDTGSASEEGKAVDLASASLLDDPKGYVGPAHAPMPETAIDPVADDPTPRLPATVTDSQGTKVTVTDASRILALDIYGTISQTVFELGLGDRVVGRDVSTQFAEAKKLPLVTSSGHDLNAEAILELDPTVILTDTSLGPWDVVLQMRDAGIPVVVVDPSRSLDNVGSLTQEIADALGVGPEGEILADRISQQTAKTAAAIAAVAPSDVKDKLRTVFLYVRGQAGVYYMFGQDSGADGLIEALGGYDVSGEIAWKGMKPVNDEGIISAQPDLILMMSDGLSSVGGVDGLLDRLPAIAQTPAGKNRRIVDMRDNAILSFGPRTADILNSLAVAIYAPESLS, from the coding sequence GTGCATCGCCTTGCTCGCGCCCTGCCGATCCGAGCCGCGGCCGCCGTTCTGGCGATGGGTCTCGTGGCGTCCTGCGGAACCGGATCGGACACCGGCAGCGCCTCCGAGGAGGGGAAGGCGGTCGATCTGGCGTCGGCCTCGCTGCTGGACGACCCGAAGGGCTACGTGGGCCCTGCGCACGCCCCCATGCCGGAGACCGCGATCGACCCGGTCGCGGACGACCCCACTCCCCGCCTGCCCGCCACGGTGACCGACAGCCAGGGCACCAAGGTCACCGTGACCGATGCCAGCCGCATCCTCGCGCTCGACATCTACGGCACCATCTCCCAGACGGTCTTCGAGCTCGGCCTCGGTGACCGCGTCGTCGGACGTGACGTGTCGACCCAGTTCGCCGAGGCCAAGAAGCTGCCACTGGTCACCAGCAGTGGCCACGACCTGAACGCCGAGGCGATCCTCGAGCTCGACCCGACCGTCATCCTGACGGACACCTCGCTGGGCCCGTGGGACGTCGTCCTGCAGATGCGCGATGCCGGCATCCCCGTCGTCGTCGTCGACCCCAGCCGCAGCCTCGACAACGTGGGCAGCCTGACCCAGGAGATTGCCGACGCCCTGGGCGTGGGCCCGGAGGGCGAGATCCTGGCCGACCGGATCTCCCAGCAGACCGCCAAGACCGCAGCCGCGATCGCCGCGGTCGCGCCGTCGGACGTGAAGGACAAGCTGCGCACGGTCTTCCTGTACGTGCGTGGCCAGGCCGGCGTCTACTACATGTTCGGGCAGGACTCCGGCGCTGACGGCCTGATCGAGGCACTGGGTGGCTACGACGTCAGCGGCGAGATCGCCTGGAAGGGCATGAAGCCGGTCAACGACGAGGGCATCATCTCCGCGCAGCCCGATCTGATCCTGATGATGTCCGACGGGCTCAGCTCGGTGGGCGGCGTCGACGGGCTGCTCGACCGGTTGCCCGCGATCGCGCAGACCCCGGCGGGCAAGAACCGGCGCATCGTCGACATGCGCGACAACGCGATCCTGAGCTTCGGCCCCCGCACCGCGGACATCCTCAACTCGCTGGCCGTCGCGATCTACGCACCCGAGTCGCTGTCGTGA
- a CDS encoding FecCD family ABC transporter permease, translating to MPERRTTPDTDLPALPASRSRLVTAVFVVLLVAAAVLTVFAAGRGQLEIPAGEVWGSIMHRLGLDLGTMPTHPQGDNTLWQVRFPRIAMALLVGAALAAAGTMMQGIFGNPLAEPSVVGVSTGAAFAAAVVIVFQIQFLGSWTVALFAFVGGLVTTLAVYFLSRADGRTEVVTLVLTGIAVNAVCSAGLAMMIFLGDTAAREQIIFWQLGSLNGTRWDHVWVVAPLVVLGIVGTMLMARKLDVLSLGDRAARHVGIDVERLRLVAIVLVALLTAAAVAFAGIIAFVGLVVPHLMRMILGPGHRVLVPASALAGAVLLLGADLIARTAMAYADLPIGMLTSLVGGPFFFWLLRRTRKSAGGWA from the coding sequence ATGCCGGAGCGTCGCACGACGCCCGACACCGACCTGCCGGCGCTGCCGGCCAGCCGGTCACGACTCGTGACCGCGGTGTTCGTGGTGCTGCTCGTCGCCGCGGCCGTCCTGACGGTGTTCGCCGCCGGACGCGGACAGCTGGAAATTCCGGCCGGTGAGGTGTGGGGCTCGATCATGCACCGGCTGGGGCTGGACCTCGGGACGATGCCGACCCACCCGCAGGGCGACAACACGCTGTGGCAGGTGCGGTTCCCACGCATCGCCATGGCGCTGCTGGTGGGCGCAGCCCTCGCGGCGGCCGGGACGATGATGCAAGGCATCTTCGGCAACCCCCTGGCCGAGCCCAGCGTCGTGGGGGTGTCGACCGGTGCGGCCTTCGCGGCGGCTGTCGTCATCGTCTTCCAGATCCAGTTCCTCGGCAGCTGGACGGTGGCGCTGTTCGCCTTCGTCGGCGGCCTGGTGACGACCCTGGCGGTCTACTTCTTGTCGCGTGCCGACGGACGCACCGAGGTCGTGACGCTGGTGCTCACCGGCATCGCGGTCAACGCGGTGTGCAGCGCCGGCCTGGCGATGATGATCTTCCTCGGCGACACCGCCGCGCGCGAGCAGATCATCTTCTGGCAGCTCGGCAGCCTGAACGGCACCCGCTGGGACCACGTCTGGGTCGTCGCGCCCCTGGTGGTCCTGGGCATCGTCGGCACGATGCTCATGGCCCGCAAGCTCGACGTCCTGTCCCTGGGTGATCGTGCCGCGCGCCACGTCGGCATCGACGTCGAACGGCTGCGGCTCGTGGCGATCGTGCTGGTCGCCCTGCTGACCGCGGCCGCCGTGGCCTTCGCCGGCATCATCGCCTTCGTCGGCCTGGTCGTCCCCCACCTCATGCGGATGATCCTCGGACCGGGCCACCGCGTGCTCGTCCCGGCCAGCGCCCTGGCGGGAGCGGTGCTGCTGCTCGGTGCCGACCTGATCGCCCGCACCGCGATGGCCTACGCCGATCTGCCGATCGGCATGCTGACCTCGCTCGTCGGCGGTCCGTTCTTCTTCTGGCTGCTGCGACGCACGCGCAAGAGTGCCGGCGGATGGGCGTGA
- a CDS encoding heme ABC transporter ATP-binding protein has protein sequence MTLQLTDVSAELGGHPVLHDVTLEVRPGELVALVGPNGAGKTTLLSVMAGDITPTSGTACLDGTELRRWKIADLARERAVLPQEQRLAFGFRVVDVVRMGRAPWARRPEEDLDDVIVAESMRQTDVDAMADRAFPTLSGGEKARTSFARVLAQQTSLVLLDEPTAALDIRHSEQVLSRARRLAADGHAVVAVLHDLTVAAAHADRICVLADGRLRADGPPAQVLTPELVAEVYGHPVDVITHQGRTIVLPHLVPIDQEASCAPVH, from the coding sequence ATGACACTCCAGCTCACCGACGTCTCTGCCGAGCTCGGCGGACACCCCGTCCTGCACGACGTGACCCTCGAGGTCCGTCCCGGCGAGCTCGTCGCGCTCGTCGGCCCCAACGGCGCGGGCAAGACGACGCTGCTCAGCGTCATGGCCGGCGACATCACCCCCACCTCGGGCACCGCCTGCCTGGACGGGACGGAGCTGCGCCGCTGGAAGATCGCGGACCTGGCGCGCGAGCGGGCGGTGCTCCCGCAGGAGCAGCGGCTCGCCTTCGGCTTCCGCGTCGTCGACGTCGTCCGGATGGGACGCGCGCCGTGGGCGCGTCGCCCCGAGGAGGATCTGGACGACGTCATCGTGGCCGAGTCGATGCGACAGACCGATGTCGACGCCATGGCCGACCGCGCCTTCCCGACGCTGTCCGGCGGCGAGAAGGCCCGCACCTCGTTCGCGCGGGTCCTGGCCCAGCAGACCTCGCTGGTGCTGCTGGACGAGCCGACCGCCGCCCTGGACATCCGGCACTCCGAGCAGGTCCTGTCACGGGCCCGCCGGCTGGCCGCCGACGGTCATGCCGTCGTGGCGGTGCTGCACGACCTGACCGTCGCGGCCGCGCACGCCGACCGCATCTGCGTCCTGGCCGACGGGCGCCTGCGTGCCGACGGACCACCCGCGCAGGTGCTGACGCCCGAGCTCGTCGCGGAGGTCTACGGCCATCCCGTTGACGTCATCACCCATCAAGGACGCACGATTGTCCTGCCCCACCTCGTCCCCATCGATCAGGAGGCCTCATGCGCACCCGTGCACTAG